Within Nocardioides rotundus, the genomic segment ACGGCTCGCCCGGCACCGGGGTGGTGATGGCCGCCAAGCGCTACCGCGGCGAGGACGAGCGGGCCTTCCACCGCTCGGCGGCCTACACCGAGGGCCGGCGGGTGCGGAAGTCGCGCGACGCCCGGGCGATGCGCAAGAAGACCGCGCACGGTCGCGCGGTCGCCGCCGGCCAGTGGGCGTGGGCGGAGTGGCAGGCGCTCGTGCGCTGCCACGACGCCGGGCTGCCTGTCCCCTATCCCGTCCAGATCGACGGCACGGAGATCCTCATGGAGTGGATCACCGACGCCGACGGCGAGTCCGCCCCGCGGCTGGCGCAGACCCGCCCGGAGCCGGCACTGCTGCGCGACTACTTCGACCAGGCGGTCGACGTGCTCGCCACGCTCGCCCAGCAGGGGATGGTCCACGGCGACCTGTCGCCGTACAACATCCTGGCCACCGGCGAGCGGCTGGTGGTGATCGACCTGCCGCAGGTCATCGACCTGGTCGCCAACCCCCAGGGGGCGGACTTCCTGCTGCGCGACGTCACGAACGTGTGCCGGTGGTTCCAGGCGCGCGGGCTGGAGGTGGACGAGCAGGAGGTGTACGCCGACCTGCTGGCGCACGCGTTCTAGGGTTCCGGGCATGAGACAGAGCCGCGGACGCGTCGTCGAGATCGAGACCCGGGCCGAGCTGGAGGTGCGCGTCGCACGCGGCGCCACCTCGCTGGCCGGCTGGCACCTGCAGTCGGTCGACCTGCGCGGCTTCGCCCTGCTCGCCACCGTCGACGTCGCCGGGGCGCTGTTCCTCGGCTGCACCTTCGACGACGGCATGGAGTCCTCGGTGCGGCAGCGCGGCGGCATCGTCTTCCCCGAGGTGCCCGAGACCCCGGTCGACACCTACCGGTCCACGCTCTACACCCCCGAGGAGCTCTACGACACCCTCGACGGGAGCGGGTACGACGACTCCCTGGACGCGCGCGCCTACGCCTGGTCGCAGCAGCCCGAGACGCCCGACGGGGCGCTGGCCCAGGCCCTGCACGACCACGCGGTCGACCAGGCGCTCGCGGACTGGGTGAAGGGCCGGCGGATCGTCGGGGTGATGGGCGGGCATGCCGCCCAGCGCGGGTCGGAGGAGTATGCGCAGGCGGCCCGGCTCGGTCGCGACCTCGGGGGTGCGGTGACCGTCGCGACCGGCGGCGGGCCCGGAGCGATGGAGGCGGCCAACCTCGGCGCCTGGCTGGCCGGCGCCCCGCCCGAGGTGATGGACGAGGCGCTGGCCGCGCTCGCCGCCGCCCCGTCCTTCAAGCCCTCGGTCGGGGACTGGGCGAGCGCGGCCTTCGACGTCCGGCGGCGCTGGCCCGAGGGCACCGAGTCCCTGGGCATCCCGACCTGGTACTACGGCCACGAGCCGCCGAACCCGTTCGCCTCCAGCATCGCGAAGTACTTCGCCAACGCCGCCCGTGAGGCGATCCTGCTGGAGATCTGCAACGGCGGGATCGTCTTCCTGCCCGGCGCCGCCGGGACGGTGCAGGAGATCTTCCAGGACGCGTGCGAGAACTACTACGCCGACCCGGCGGCGGTCGCGCCGATGGTGCTGGTCGGGGAGGACTACTGGACCCGCGACCTGCCGGCCTGGCCGCTGTTGCAGGCGCTGGCCCGCGGGCGCGCGATGGAGCCGCACGTCCACCTCGTCGACACCGCCGACGAGGCGGCACGGGTCGTGCTCACGCAGCCGGGGCAGCCGGTCAGGGAGTCCTAGCCGCCGCGCCTCACGCCCCGATGTAGTGCATGACGTGCTTGATCCGGGTGTAGTCCTCCAGGCCGTACATCGACAGGTCCTTGCCGTAGCCGGAGTGCTTGAAGCCGCCGTGCGGCATCTCGGAGATGAACGGGATGTGGGTGTTCACCCAGACGCAGCCGAAGTCCAGGCCGCGGGTCATCCGCATGGCGCGCGCGTGGTCGGTCGTCCACACCGAGGACGCCAGGCCGTAGTCGACGCCGTTGGCCCAGCGCAGCGCCTCGGCCTCGTCGGAGAACCGCTGCACCGTCATCACCGGACCGAAGATCTCGGTCTGTATCTGCTCGTCGTCCTGCCGCAGCCCGGAGACCACCGTGGGCTCGTAGAAGTAGCCGCGCTCGCCGTGCCGGGTGCCGCCGGTCTCGACCCGGGCGTGGTCGGGCAGCCGGTCCACCATGCCGCTGACGTGACCGAGCTGGGTGCTGTTGTTGAGCGGACCGTAGTAGGTGCCCTCCGCGAGCGGGTCGCCGGTCGGCATCCCCTGAGCGGCCTCGGCGAGCGCGGCGACGAAGTCGTCGTGCACCGCGTCGGCGACCAGGATCCGAGTGGCGGCGGTGCAGTCCTGGCCGGCGTTGAAGAGGCCCGCCCCGGCGATGCCCTCGGCGGCGGCTGCCAGGTCGGCGTCCTCGAAGACGACCACCGGGGCCTTCCCGCCGAGCTCGAGGTGCACCCGCTTGAGGTCGCGGGCGGCCGAGCCCGCCACCTCCATGCCGGCGCGCACCGAACCGGTGATCGCCACCATCTGCGGCGTCGGGTGCTCGACCAGGCTGCGCCCGGTGTCCCGGTCGCCGCAGACGACGTTGAAGACGCCCGGCGGCAGGAACTCCTGCGCCAGCTCGGCGAACAGGGTGGTGCTGGCCGGCGTGGTGTCGCTCGGCTTGAGCACGACCGTGTTGCCGGCGGCCAGCGCCGGCGCGACCTTCCAGATCATCATCAGCAGCGGGTAGTTCCAGGGCGTCACCTGGCCCACGACCCCGACCGGCTCGCGGCGTACATAGGAGGTGTGGTCGGCGAGGTACTCCCCCGCCGAGCGCCCCTCCAGCACCCGGGCCGCGCCGGCGAAGAACCGGAAGTGGTCCGAGGCGTAGGGCATCTCCTCCTCCATGGTCAGCCCGCGCGGCTTGCCGGTGTCGCGGCACTCGACCTCGTTGATCTCCTCGATCCGCGACTCCACGGCGTCGGCGATCCGCAGCAGCGCGGTCGCCCGCTCGGCCGCTGTGGTCCGTCCCCAGGACTCGAAGGCGCGGGCCGCGGCGCGGTAGGCCCGGTCCACGTCCTCCAGCCCCGACCTCGGGGCGGTGGCGTACACCTCCCCCGTCGTCGGGTCCAGCACGTCGTAGGTCTCCCCCGACGCGCTGCCCACCTGCTCGCCGTCGACGACGTTGCGGAAGGTCTGGTCCGCCATGACTCTCCTCTCAGCGGGGATCGGAGCGCTCACCCTAGCGATGGGACCACGAAATCGGTAGGTCGCGGCCACAATCCACGACGGATTCGCTTGCGTTCACCTCGATTCATGGGCACGATGGTCACCATGGCCGACCAGCAGACCCCCACCGACGACTACGACCACCTCCAGCAGGCCGGCAAGGACCACCTGTGGATGCACTTCGCCCGGCACTCGGGCTTCGCCGACGCCGACATCCCGGTCATCGTGCGCGGGGAGGGCGCCTACCTCTACGACGCCCAGGGCAAGCGCTACCTCGACGGGCTGGCCGGGCTGTTCGTCAGCCAGCTGGGCCACGGTCGCGAGGAGCTGGCCGAGGCGGCCGCGCAGCAGGCGCGTGAGCTGGCGTTCATGCCGCTGTGGTCCTACGCCCACCCGCCCGCCATCGAGCTCGCCGAGAAGGTCGCGTCCCACGCCCCCGGCAGCCTGAACCGGGTCTTCTTCACCAGCGGCGGCGGCGAGGCCGTGGAGACCGCGTGGAAGCTGGCGAAGAACTACTTCAAGCTCACCGGCAAGCCGATGAAGCACAAGGTGATCAGCCGGGCCATCGCCTACCACGGCACCACCCAGGGCGCGCTGTCGATCACCGGCCTGCCGCTGCTCAAGCAGCAGTTCGAGCCGCTGGTCCCCTCGACCTTCCGCGCGCCGAACACGAACATGTACCGCGCCCCGGTGCACGCCGACGACCCCGAGGCCTTCGGCCGGTGGGCGGCCGACCAGATCGCCGTCGCGATCGAGAACGAGGGGCCGGACACCGTCGCCGCGGTCTTCCTCGAGCCGGTGCAGAACGCCGGCGGCTGCTTCCCGCCGCCCCCGGGCTACTGGCAGCGGGTGCGGGAGATCTGCGACGAGTACGACGTGCTCCTGGTCTCCGACGAGGTCATCTGCGCCTTCGGGCGGCTGGGCACCATGTTCGGCGCCGAGCGCTTCGACTACGAGCCCGACATGATCACCTGCGCCAAGGGCATCACCTCCGGCTACGCCCCGCTCGGCGCGATGATCGCCTCGGACCGGTTGATGGAGCCGTTCTTGGAGCCCGGCGCCATGTTCGCCCACGGCTACACCTTCGGCGGCCACCCGGTCTCGACCGCCGTCGCCCTGCGCAACCTGCAGATCTTCGAGGACGAGAAGGTCCTGGAGAACGTCCGGAGCAACGAGGACGCGTTCCGCGCCACCCTCGAGCGGCTCACCGACCTGCCGATCGTCGGCGACGTCCGCGGCGAGGGCTACTTCTACGGCATCGAGCTGGTGAAGGACAAGGCGACCAAGGAGAGCTTCACCGACGAGGAGTGCGAGCGGATCCTCTACGGCTTCGTGTCCAAGCAGCTCTACGCCGAGGGCCTCTACTGCCGCGCCGACGACCGCGGCGACCCGGTCGTCCAGCTGGCGCCGCCGCTGATCTGCGACCAGTCCCACTTCGACGAGATCGAGCAGATCATGCGGGTCGTGCTGGAGAAGGCCGGGCAGATGCTCTGACCTCGTCGCCCTGGGGGGAACTGTGAAGCCCCTGAGTCATCTGATGGCTCAGGGGCTTCACGGTCCCCGGGGGCGCCGTACCCTCACGAGTCGAAGCCCAGGCCCGCGCGGTCCAGGGCACGCAGCCACAGGGAGCGGCGCCCGCCGTTGCGGTCGGAGCGCTCGAGCTCGCGCCGGGTCAGGTTGATCCCGGCCGCGCGCAGCGGCTCGGGTGGGAACGGCAGCGGCCGCTCGCGCACCATCCGCAGGCGGGTGCGCTCGGTGTCCTCCCCGTGCAGCAGGTCCAGCACCACGTCGGCGGCGAACCGGGTGGCGGCGACGCCCAGCCCGGTGAAGCCGAGCGACCAGGCGACCCGGCCGGCCAGCCCGGTGCCGTGGAAGGCGGTGAACCGGGTGCTGGTGTCGATCACCCCGCCCCAGCGGTGGCTGAAGGCGATCCCCTCCAGCTGCGGGAAGGTCTCCAGGAAGTGCTCCGCCAACCGCAGGTGGGTGCCGCCGTGCTGCTCCAGCACCGGGTCGATCCGGGAGGCGTAGTGGTAGACGGCGTCGTAGCCGCCCCACACGATCCGGTCGTCGTGGGTGAGGCGGTAGTAGTGGAAGAGGTTCCCCGCGTCGGAGACCCCCTCCCGGCCGGCCCACCCGACCGCCGCGCGCTGCTCCGAGCTGAGCGGCTCGGTGGCCAGCACGTGGTCGTAGACCGGGACGGTGGCCAGCCGCAGCCGGCGCAGCAGCGGCGGGAACGCGTTCGTCGCGAGCACCACCCGGCGTGCTCGTATCCGCCCCTGCTCCGTGCGCACCTCGACCCGGTCACCGGAGCGCTCCAGGTCCAGTGCAGGGGTGTGCTCGTGGATCCGGACGCCGCCGCGCAGGCAGGCCGCGCGCAGTCCCCACGCCAGGCGCGCCGGCTCCACCATCGCGGTGCCGGTCGCTGAGAACAGACCGGCCAGGTAGGTGGGCGAGTCCACCCGCGCCCGGGTCGCCGCGGCGTCCAGCAGCTCCACGGGCTCGCCCGCGGCCGTGAGGTCGGCGTGCACGTCGGCCAGCGCCTCCGCCTCGTGCGGCCGCGTCGCCACGGTCAGCTCCCCGGTGTCCTCCCAGCCGCAGTCGATCCGATGACGGCGTACGTCGGCCTCCATCGCCGCCAGGTTCGCCGCCCCGAGGCGGTCGAGCAGGTCGAGCTCCTCGGGCCAGCGGGCCAGGCCGTTGGCGCGGCCGTGGGTGAGGCTGGCGGAGGCGAAGCCGCCGTTGCGGCCGCTGGCCTGGTCGCCGCAGCGACCGGCGTCCACGAGGAGCACCGACTCACCGGGGTAGCGGTCCAGGGACCGCAGCGCCGCCCACAGGCCGGCGTACCCACCCCCGACGACGACCAGGTCGGCCTCGGCCTCACCGGTCAGGGGCGGCTCGGGCTCGGGCGCGGAGGGATCGTCGAGCCACAGCGTCTTCGGGCGGGCGCCCGCGAGAGCGGCCCGGGCGGCACGCTCAGACAGCACGGCGGCGGCTGCGGGCGCGCAGCTCCCCCATCAGCACGATCGCCACCGAGATCACCAGCATCACCGTGCCCACCACGTTGATCTGCATCGGCACCGTCCGGCGCGCGACGCCCCAGACGTACATCGGGAACGTGGTGGTGTTGCCGGCGTTGAGGTTGGTGATGATGAAGTCGTCGAAGGACAGGGAGAACGCCAGCAGCGCCGCGCCCAGGATGCCCGGGAACACCAGCGGGAAGGTGACCCGCCAGAAGGTCTGGGCCGGCGTGGCGTAGAGGTCCATCGCCGCCTGCTCCAGGTTGTCGTCCATGCCCGCCAGCCGCGCGCGCACCGTGACGACCACGAAGGACAGGCAGAAGGTGACGTGCGCGATCAGGATGGTCCAGAAGCCCAGCTGCCCGGCGAAGCCGGCGGCCACGAACAGCGCCAGCAGCGAGGAGCCCATGACGATCTCCGGGGAGGCCATCGGCAGGAAGATCAGCAGGTTGGTCGCCGATCGCCCCGCGAAGCGGTGTCGCACCAGCGCGAAGGCCATCAGCGTGCCGAGGACGGTGGCGATGAGGGTGGACAGGCCGCCGATCTCCAGGCTCCGCACGACGGCCTGGCACATCGAGGGGTCGGCACAGGGGTTGAGCCAGTTGTCGAGGGTGAACGCGTTGAACTCGTAGATCTTCGTCTGCTCGCTGGGGAGCTTGTTGAAGCTCATCAGCACGACCACGAAGATCGGCAGGAAGGTGTAGAGCAGCACCCCCAGGCCGAGGAGGAGCACGACGTGCTCCCGCAGCCAGGACGTCCCGCCACGCGACGCGCTCACAGCAGCTCCTCCGTCCCCGCCCGGCGGACGTAGACCATCACCATGCCCACGATCAGCACCATCAGCAGCACCGACAGGGCACTGGCCGCCGGGTAGTCGTTGGCGTCGGTGAACAGGCTCTGGATGACCGAGCCGATCATCCGGGTGTTGGTGCTGCCCAGCAGCTCGGCGTTGATGTAGTCGCCGACCGCGGGGATGAAGGTCAGCAGCGACCCGGAGACCACCCCGGGCAGGGACAGCGGCCAGGTGACCTTGAAGAACCCCACCACAGGGTTGGCGTAGAGGTCGCGGGAGGCCTCGATCAGCCGGTAGTCGATCTTGTCCAGGCTGGCGAACAGCGGCAGCACCATGAACGGCAGGAAGTTGTAGGTCAGGCCGGCGATCACCGCGACCGGGGTGTAGAGCAGCCGGCCGTCCGTGCCGAGGATCTGGAGGGTCTGCAGTGCCTGGACGATCCAGCCGTCGTCGGCCAGCAGCAGCTTCCAGGACAGGGTGCGCACCAGGAAGCTGGTGAAGAAGGGCGCGATCACCAGCACGAGCAGCAGGTTCTTCCACCGGCCGGCCTTGAAGGCGATCGCGTAGGCGAGCACGTAGCCGAGGAGCAGGCACAGGACGGTGGCGATGGCGCCGTACGCCAGCGACCGCAGCAGTGGCTGCCAGTAGTCGGCGACCGCGTCCACGTAGTTCTGCCAGTGGTAGGTCATCTGGTAGCCGCGGAAGTCCGAGCCCGCGGGGTCGTAGAGGCTGGCCGCCACCAGCGAGTAGAAGGGGACGACGAAGAACACCAGCAGCCAGACCGCCGCCGGGATCAGCAGCAGGTATCCGGTGCGCGCGCGCCGTCGGGTCGTCTCGGCCATCGGCTCAGGCGCCCTCGAGCTGGGAGCCGGCGCGGGAGTCCTGGGAGCTGTCGAGCAGGAAGGCGTACTCCGGGCGCCAGGAGAGCTCCACCCGGTCCCCGACCGCGAAGATCCGCCGCCGGCCGGTGTTCTGCTCGAAGACCTGCAGCTCCTGGCCCCATGGCATGCGGACGAGGTACTGCGTGGAGACGCCCACGAACGAGACGTCGGTGACCACCCCACCGGGGACGGTGTTGCCGGGCGCGTCCAGCGCCTCGCCCTCGTCGCCGATCAGCACCTTCTCCGGCCGGATGCCGATCCACCCGCGGTCGCCGTCCGTGTGCGAGCGGGACGCGGGGATGGAGACGTCGATGCCGTGCATGTCCACCGTCACGGTGTCGCCGGAGCGCGATCGCACGGTGCCCTCGATCAGGTTGGACTGGCCCAGGAAGTTGGCGACGAACGTGGTGCGGGGGTTCTCGTAGAGCTCGGCCGGGGCGCCCATCTGCTCGATCACGCCGGCATTCATCACCGCGACGGTGTCGGCCATCGTCATGGCCTCCTCCTGGTCGTGGGTGACGTGGATGAAGGTGAGCCCCACCTCGGTCTGGATCCGCTTCAGCTCGATCTGCATCTGCCGGCGCAGCTTGAGGTCCAGCGCCCCCAGCGGCTCGTCGAGCAGCAGCACCTGGGGCCGGTTGATGAGCGCTCGCGCCAGCGCCACCCGCTGCTGCTGGCCGCCGGAGAGCTGGGCGGGCTTCTTGCGGGCCTGGCTCTCCAGCTCCACCAGCTCCAACATCGACTCGACCGCGGCGTCGACGTCGGCGGCCTTGCGGCGACGCAGCCCGAAGGCGACGTTCTCGAAGATGTCCAGGTGGGGGAAGAGCGCGTAGTTCTGGAAGACCGTGTTGACCGGGCGCCGGTAGGGCTTGGCCCAGGTGATGTCCTCCCCACCGAGGGTGATCGTGCCCGAAGTCGGCGTCTCCAGCCCCGCGACCATCCGCAGCGTGGTGGTCTTGCCGCAGCCCGAGGGGCCGAGCAGGGCGAAGAACGAGCCGGAGGGCACGTCGAGGTCCAGGGAGCGTACGGCGATGAAGCCGCCGAACTCCTTGGTCAGCTCGCGCAGCCCCAGGCCCGCTCCCGTGGCCTCGGCCGTCGCGTCATGGGTCTCCTCAACCGCTCTGGACATCGGACCAGTCCCTTTCGTAGGCGGTGGTCTGCCGGTCGTCGAGGGCCATGAACCCGAAGGAGGTGCTCAGCAGCTCGTCGTCGGGGAAGATCAGCGGGCTCTCGGCGGCGGTGGGGTCGAGGTCCTGCATCACCTCGCGGGCGCCCTTGACCGGACAGATGTAGTAGTTCCAGGCCGCCAGCTTCGCCGCGACCTCGGGGTCGTAGTAGTAGTTCATCCACTTCTCGGCGTTGGCCTGGTGGGTGGCGAGGTTCGGCACGATCATGTTGTCCGACCACAGGGAGACCCCCTCGTCGGGGAAGACCCACTTGATGTCGGGGTTCTCCAGCTGGGTGACGATCGTGTCGCCCGACCACGCCTCACAGGCCGCGGTGTTCCCCGACGCCAGGTCGTTGAGGTAGTCGTTGCCGTTGAACGCGCGCACCTGGCCGTCGGAGACCGCCTTGCGCAGCCGCTCCAGCGCCGTCTGCCACTGGTCGTCGGTGAAGTCCTCGGGATCGGCGTCGACGACCTTGAGCATGAACGCCATGGTGTCGCGCATCTCGGTCAGCAGCGTGACCTTGCCCTTGAGGTCGGGCCGCTCGAGCAGCTCGGCGAAGCTGGAGACCTCGCCGGTGACCTTGGAGTTGTAGGCGATGCCGGTCAGGCCGCTCTGCCACGGCACGTGGAAGCGGTCCTGGGGATCCCACGCGGGCGCGCGCAGCGAGTCGATCAGGTTCTCCCGGACGTTCGGCAGCGCCCCGGTGTCCAACGGCTGGATCCAGCCCAGGTCGATCATCCGCGCGGCCATCCAGTCGGTGAGCACCATGATGTCGCGGTTCACCGACTGGCAGGTGGCCAGCTGGTTCTTCACCTTGGCGTAGAACTCCTGGTTGTCGTTCACGTCGTCGGTGTAGTCCACCGAGATCCCCGTCTGCCGCTGAAAGACCTGGAACGTGGAGTCCCGCTGCTTGCGCGGGTCGATGTAGGCTGGCCAGTTGCTCACGACCAGCCGCGCGTCCCGGTCCGAGACGTCGCGGGCCCGGCAGCGGGCCGGGTCCTGCTGGGCCCCGGGCACGTCGAAGAACGGCAGCCGCAGCGACGCCAGGCTGGCGCCGGCGAAGCCGACGGCTCCGGCGCCGCGTAGCACGTTGCGGCGTGTCAGGCTCGCCATCCTTGCTCCCTCCCGGCGAAAGGTGTTCGGATCCTGCCATGCACCCAGGCATGGGGCAAGGAATTCGTTGAATTTCTCGCTTCCGGCGACGGATCCGCGACTCTCTCCCGATTCTGTGACACGATTCCGGCCATGGGCAAGAGGTCTCCGGTCGCGCTCGACGACGTCTCCAAGGGCATCATCGAGCAGCTGCAACAAGACGGCCGGCGCTCCTACGCCGCGATCGGGAAGGTCGTCGGGCTCTCGGAGGCGGCTGTGCGCCAGCGGGTGCAGCGGCTGGTGGACGCGGGCGTGATGCAGGTCGTCGCGGTCACCGACCCGATGCAGCTGGGCTTCGACCGCCAGGCGATGATCGGCGTCACCGTGCGCGGTGCGCTGCAGACCGTGGCCGACCAGCTGGCCGCGCTGGACGAGGTCGACTACGTGGTCATCACCACGGGCAAGTACGACCTGCTCGTCGAGGCGGTCGTGGAGAACGAGGACGACCTGCTGGAGCTCCTGGAGAGCCGGATCCGCAGCATCGACGGGGTGGAGTCCACCGAGACGTTCATGTACCTGCGCCTGGTCAAGCAGACCTACTCGTGGGGCGTGCGCTGAGGCCCGCGGCATGCTCGTAGTGCGCCACCAGCGCCCCGTTCACCGCCTGCCACGAGCGCTCGGCGACGCTGGGGCGGGCGTGCTGAGCCAGGGCGGTACGGCGCAGCGGCTCACGTCGCAGCCGGTCGACCGCGGCCGCCAGCGCATGCCCGTCCCCCGCGGGGTAGAGCAGCCCGTTGCGCTCGGGCTCGACCAGGTCCAGCGGTCCCCCGCTGGCCGGCGCCACGACCGGGACGCCCGAGGCCAGCGCCTCCTGCGCTGACTGGCAGAAGGTCTCGTGCCGCCCGGTGTGGGCGAAGACGTCCAGGGAGGCGTACGCCGCTGCGAGCTGCTCGCCGTGCAGGACGCCCAGGAACCGGGCTCGCGGCAGGTGCTTGCGCAGCCGCGGCTCCTCGGGACCGCCCCCCACGATCACCAGGCGCACGCCGGTCAGGTCGTGCACGTGCCGGAGCAGGTGCAGCTCCTTCTCCGGCGCCAGCCGGCCGACGTACCCCACCAGCAGCTCGCCCTCGGGCGCGAGCGTCTCGCGCAGCCGGTCGTTGGCCTTCGAGGGGTCGAAGAGCTCCTGGTCCACGCCGCGCGGCCACAGGGCGACGTTGCGCACGCCCAGTGCCCGCAGCTGGGTGACGCTGGCGCGCGACGGCGCGAGCGTGGTGGTCACGCCGTCGTGGACGCGGCGGGTGAGGCGCACCATCGCCGGCGCCCCACCGGGGATCTGGTAGCGATCGGCGAACCCGACCAGGTCGGTCTGGTAGATCGCCACCGTGGGGATCCCCAGCCCCTGGGCGGTCCGCGCTGCCTGGTAGCCCAGGGTGGCGGGGCTGGCCAGGTGCACGACGTCGGGCTGGAAGCGCTCCATCACCGCGCGCAGCCGACGGCGCGTCTCCAGGCCCAGCCGGAAGTCGTGGTAGAACGGCAGGCTCGCTCCGCGGGCCCGGGTCACGGGGAACCCCGCGTAGCTGTCCGGGCCGGTGGGTGCCACCAGCTCGGCCCGATGTCCCTCGGCGGCCAGGTGCTCCAGCACCCGGCGCACCGAGTTGGTGACCCCGTTGACCTGGGGCAGGAACGACTCGGCGACCACAAGCACTCGCAGGCTCATCGCGCATCCCTTCAGTGGAAGGTCCGACACAGCGGACGCTAGGGATCGCGGGACAACGAGCGGCCCCGGTCAGGGTGGCCGTCAGGTGAATGTCCGCCGAAGGAACCTCACCGCTCGGAGGCGGCCAGCTGCCCGCAGGCGGCGTCGATCTCGCTGCCGCGGGTGTCGCGCACCGTGGTGGGGACGCCCTTGGCCTCCAGCCGGCGGACGAACTCCTCGGTGTCCTCGTCGCGGGAGCGAGTGAACCGGGAGCCGGGCACCTCGTTGAGCGGGATCAGGTTCACGTGCACCCAGCCCCAATCGCCCCGGGCGTTGAGCACGTCGGCGAGCAGGTCGGCCCGCCAGGCCTGGTCGTTGATGTCGCGCATCATGGCGTACTCGATGGAGACGCGGCGCTTGGTGGCGCGGGCGTAGTTCCACGCAGCGTCCACGGCCTCGTCCACGCTCCAGCGGGTGTTGATGGGCACCAGGTCGTTGCGCAGCTCGTCGTCGGGCGCGTGCAGCGACAGGGCGAGCGTGACCGGCACGCCCTCCTCGG encodes:
- a CDS encoding glycosyltransferase family 4 protein codes for the protein MSLRVLVVAESFLPQVNGVTNSVRRVLEHLAAEGHRAELVAPTGPDSYAGFPVTRARGASLPFYHDFRLGLETRRRLRAVMERFQPDVVHLASPATLGYQAARTAQGLGIPTVAIYQTDLVGFADRYQIPGGAPAMVRLTRRVHDGVTTTLAPSRASVTQLRALGVRNVALWPRGVDQELFDPSKANDRLRETLAPEGELLVGYVGRLAPEKELHLLRHVHDLTGVRLVIVGGGPEEPRLRKHLPRARFLGVLHGEQLAAAYASLDVFAHTGRHETFCQSAQEALASGVPVVAPASGGPLDLVEPERNGLLYPAGDGHALAAAVDRLRREPLRRTALAQHARPSVAERSWQAVNGALVAHYEHAAGLSARPTSRSA
- a CDS encoding Lrp/AsnC family transcriptional regulator, encoding MGKRSPVALDDVSKGIIEQLQQDGRRSYAAIGKVVGLSEAAVRQRVQRLVDAGVMQVVAVTDPMQLGFDRQAMIGVTVRGALQTVADQLAALDEVDYVVITTGKYDLLVEAVVENEDDLLELLESRIRSIDGVESTETFMYLRLVKQTYSWGVR
- a CDS encoding polyamine ABC transporter substrate-binding protein — protein: MASLTRRNVLRGAGAVGFAGASLASLRLPFFDVPGAQQDPARCRARDVSDRDARLVVSNWPAYIDPRKQRDSTFQVFQRQTGISVDYTDDVNDNQEFYAKVKNQLATCQSVNRDIMVLTDWMAARMIDLGWIQPLDTGALPNVRENLIDSLRAPAWDPQDRFHVPWQSGLTGIAYNSKVTGEVSSFAELLERPDLKGKVTLLTEMRDTMAFMLKVVDADPEDFTDDQWQTALERLRKAVSDGQVRAFNGNDYLNDLASGNTAACEAWSGDTIVTQLENPDIKWVFPDEGVSLWSDNMIVPNLATHQANAEKWMNYYYDPEVAAKLAAWNYYICPVKGAREVMQDLDPTAAESPLIFPDDELLSTSFGFMALDDRQTTAYERDWSDVQSG